Part of the Cryptosporangium phraense genome is shown below.
ACCCGGGCCCGAGTTCGACGTCGCGGCCTTCGGAGCCGCCCTGCCCGACCTGGGGGACGTCGAGCTCGTCCTCGAACCCGGCCGCTGGATGACCGGACCGATCGGCTGGTACGCGACCGAGGTCGTGGACGTGAAGCACTCCTACGGCGAGGTGTTCGTCGTGGTCCGCGGCGGCATCAACCACTTCCAGCTCCCCACCTCCTGGGAGATCCGGCACAACTTCGCGGTGCTGCCGGTGGACGACTGGCCGGTCGGCCTGCCCCGCCCGTCGGCCGAGCGCGTGCCGGTCATGGTCTCCGGTGAGCTGTGCACCCCCGAGGACGTGCTCGCGCGCGAGGTCACGGTCGAGTCGGTGCGGGCCGGTGACCTGCTGATCTTCCCGAACGCCGGGGCCTACGGGTTCGAGTTCGCGATGCCCGCGTTCCTCGGCCAGCCGCCGGCCTGGCGAACCGCGCTGATCCGCCCGGACGGTCCGACCCTGAGACCGCGTCCGGCGAGCCGAGTTGACGACCTGACGAACTTCCGCTGAGGTTAGGCAAGCCTAAGTCCACATCGACCTCAGGGGAGTCCCCCCACCATGACCGTGCTCAGCCAGGTCGACGGAATACTCGCCCGCCAAGCCGCCCGGGAGTCCTCGGCCCGGACGTACGCGAGACACTTCCCGATCGTCCCGGTCCGCGGCGAAGGCATGACGATCCACGCCGCGGACGGCCGGACCTATCTGGACTGTCTGTCCGGAGCGGGCACGCTCGCGCTCGGGCACAACCACCCGGTCGTCGTCGACGCGATCCGGCGGACGGTCGACTCCGGCCGGCCGCTGCACACGCTCGACTTGTCGACACCGGAGAAGGACGAGTTCGTCACCGAGCTGTTCGCAACGCTGCCGGACACCGGCTACAAGATCCAGTTCTGCGGCCCGGCCGGCACCGACGCGGTCGAGGCGGCGATCAAGCTCGCCCAGACCGCCACCGGCCGGACCTCGGTCGCCGCGTTCACCGGCGCCTACCACGGCATGACGCTGGCCGCGATGTCCGCGTCCGGGGGCGTGGCCGCGCGCACCGGGACGAACCTCGACGTCGTCCGGCTGCCGTTCCCGTACCCCTACCGGTGCCCGCTCGGCCTCGGCGGGGTCGCCGGCGAACACGCGTCGGCCGCCTATGCGGAACGCCTGCTCGACGACCCCAACAGCGGCGTGCCGCTCCCGGCCGCGATGCTGGTCGAACCCGTGCAGGGCGAGGGCGGGGTGATCCCCGCTCCGGACGACTGGCTGCGCCGTCTGCGCACGCTCACCCAGCAGCACGGCGTCCCCCTGGTGGTGGACGAGATCCAGACCGGCGTCGGCCGCACCGGGACCATGTGGGCGCACGAGCGGGCCGGCATCCGGCCGGACGTCGTCGTGGCCTCGAAGGCGATCGGCGGCGGACTGCCGCTCGCGGTCGTCCTCTACCGCGAGGACCTCGACGTGTGGGAGCCCGGCGCGCACGCCGGGACGTTCCGCGGGAACGTCCTCGCGATGGCCGCGGGAGCGGCCACGCTCCGGTTCGTCCGGGAGAACGACCTGGCCACGGCGGCGGCAACGAACGGCGCGCGGCTCCGCGACGGTCTGGAGAAGCTGACCCACCCGGCGATCGGGGACGTCCGCGGGCGCGGGCTGATGCTCGGCGTCGAACTCGTCGACCCGGACGGGGTGCCGGACCACCTCGGCGCCCGCCCGGCCGCGTCCGCGCTGGCCGGACGGGTCCGGACCGAGTGTCTGCGGCGGGGTCTGCTCGTTGAACTGGGTGGCCGGCACGACGCGGTGCTGCGCCTGCTGCCCCCGCTGACGATCACCGAGCCCCAAGTCGACGCGGTCCTCGACCGCCTCGCCGACGCCTTGCGCGCTTGCGAGTGAACGCACTCACCCCTTGCCAGACCGGGGTGGGTGCGAGGGAGTGTCTAGGGATGCAAACCACTGATCGCGCCTGGCGCGAGGCCGGGCACGCGCTCCTCGTGCGTGCGCTGGCCGAGCTGTCCTACGAGGACATGCTCTCGCCCGAGCCGCTGGGCGACGGTGCCTACCGCGTTTCGCTGGCGGCCGAGTACA
Proteins encoded:
- a CDS encoding diaminobutyrate--2-oxoglutarate transaminase family protein, which translates into the protein MTVLSQVDGILARQAARESSARTYARHFPIVPVRGEGMTIHAADGRTYLDCLSGAGTLALGHNHPVVVDAIRRTVDSGRPLHTLDLSTPEKDEFVTELFATLPDTGYKIQFCGPAGTDAVEAAIKLAQTATGRTSVAAFTGAYHGMTLAAMSASGGVAARTGTNLDVVRLPFPYPYRCPLGLGGVAGEHASAAYAERLLDDPNSGVPLPAAMLVEPVQGEGGVIPAPDDWLRRLRTLTQQHGVPLVVDEIQTGVGRTGTMWAHERAGIRPDVVVASKAIGGGLPLAVVLYREDLDVWEPGAHAGTFRGNVLAMAAGAATLRFVRENDLATAAATNGARLRDGLEKLTHPAIGDVRGRGLMLGVELVDPDGVPDHLGARPAASALAGRVRTECLRRGLLVELGGRHDAVLRLLPPLTITEPQVDAVLDRLADALRACE